The genome window AGTATGAAGATGGGGTATTTATATTTATTCTTCCTCCTTCCATGGAAGAACTGAAAAAGAGAATAGTGAATAGAGGGACAGAGACCAAGGAACAGGTGCTCAAGCGTTTTGAGCATGCTTATAGAGAGTTAAACTTTATTAAAAGATATAATTATGTTGTGGTAAATGATCAAGTAAAAAATGCTGTGGAAAAGATAAATGCAATAATAATTGCTGAAAAATGCAGGGTGGATCGAAACAAAGGACTATATTTGGATTTTGAAGGAGGTTTTTGAATCGTGATATATCCTACCATTAAAGAATTATTAGGCAAGGCTGATAGTCGATATACATTAGTAGTGCAAACTGCCAAAAGGGCCAGACAACTAATAGATGGAGAGCCTAAACTCATCGATGTAGATTCTAACAAACCGGTTACTATAGCTATTCATGAAATAAATGCAGGCAAGATCGGATATGAGAGAACTAAAGAAGGAATAAAATAAATATGGTGGCTTACAAATGTTAGAAGGTATAAATGTAGCAGTAGGTGTGACAGGAGGAATAGCTGCATATAAATCAGCAGATTTAGTTAGCAAATTAAAAAAAATGAACGCTGAAGTAAATGTCGTGTTGACTGAATCGGGGGCAAAATTTATCACACCCCTCACTCTTCAGACCCTATCAGGAAATAGAGTGATACAAAATCTTTTTGATACACCTGATAATTGGGATGTTGCCCATATATCACTGGCTAAAAAAGTAGATTTATTTATAGTGGCGCCTGCTACGGCAAATATAATAAGTAAAATAGCTAACGGTATTTGCGATGATTTTTTGACAACCACTCTGATGGCTACCAAGGCAAAGGTTATATTGGTTCCTTCAATGAATACCAATATGTTTGAAAACAAAGTTTTTCAGCAAAATTTGACTAAATTAAGAAATATGGGATATCTTATATTGGAACCTGATTCAGGCAGATTGGCTTGTGGTGATCAGGGTAAGGGAAGAATGCCGGATGTGGATACCATCATCCAATATATACTCAAGGTTATCAGGAGAAAACAGGATTTGAAAGGCAAAAAAATGTTGATAACTGCAGGGCCCACCCGGGAATATATTGATCCTGTAAGATTTATTACCAATGCATCTAGCGGTAAGATGGGATATTCTATTGCTGAAGCGGCGATTAAAAGAGGTGCGCAAGTAGTATTAGTTTCTGGACCGGTAAATATATCATCTCCCGAAGGTATTCAAAAGGTAATAAGAGTAGAAACTGCTATTGAGATGTATGAAAAGGTGATGGGGTTATATAAAGATTTTGATATAATAATAAAAACTGCGGCTGTTTCAGACTACAGGCCTGTACGCACCCATGCAAACAAGATAAAGAAAACGGAAGATTATATGACTGTAGATCTGGTAAAGAATCCTGATATACTACTTGAACTAGGTAGGGTTAAAGGTAATAGAAAGCTGATAGGGTTTGCAGCTGAAACCCAAGATTTAATGAGTAATGCCAAAGCTAAAATAGACAAGAAAAATCTTGATTTAATAGTAGCGAATGATATAAGCAACCCTGATGCAGGTTTTGCTTCGGATACCAATATAGTTAAAATTATCAAAAGAAACGGTGATGTTTTAGATATCCCTAAAATGGCTAAAAGACATCTTGCGGATATAATAATTGATG of Clostridia bacterium contains these proteins:
- the coaBC gene encoding bifunctional phosphopantothenoylcysteine decarboxylase/phosphopantothenate--cysteine ligase CoaBC, producing the protein MLEGINVAVGVTGGIAAYKSADLVSKLKKMNAEVNVVLTESGAKFITPLTLQTLSGNRVIQNLFDTPDNWDVAHISLAKKVDLFIVAPATANIISKIANGICDDFLTTTLMATKAKVILVPSMNTNMFENKVFQQNLTKLRNMGYLILEPDSGRLACGDQGKGRMPDVDTIIQYILKVIRRKQDLKGKKMLITAGPTREYIDPVRFITNASSGKMGYSIAEAAIKRGAQVVLVSGPVNISSPEGIQKVIRVETAIEMYEKVMGLYKDFDIIIKTAAVSDYRPVRTHANKIKKTEDYMTVDLVKNPDILLELGRVKGNRKLIGFAAETQDLMSNAKAKIDKKNLDLIVANDISNPDAGFASDTNIVKIIKRNGDVLDIPKMAKRHLADIIIDEIILI
- the rpoZ gene encoding DNA-directed RNA polymerase subunit omega, whose amino-acid sequence is MIYPTIKELLGKADSRYTLVVQTAKRARQLIDGEPKLIDVDSNKPVTIAIHEINAGKIGYERTKEGIK